Within the Echinicola sp. 20G genome, the region GGACAGAAAGGTGTATTCCGATAGTAATATGATGCAATTTAGACCCAGCTGTGGAATAAGCTTGTATATTAACCCGAAATATGCATTAGCCTATCTATTCCGGCCTTAAAGTGCTTTAAAATCAGTCGCTTTGCTTTAGTTTTCGACATAACCGTAGCGATGCTACGCCTATGTCTCCAAACTAACTGATTTTCTTGCACTTTCAGACCTCACTACGATCGCTAATGAATAATCCGGGATTAAGAATTGGTGAAATGGTAGAATTTGGGATAATTTATTTGCAAAGATCAGCGTTTTTATAGACTATAGTAGTAGGGTTCAAGATTATATAAAAATGAAATACCTGATGTCTTTTCTTGGCTGTCTGTGCCTGGCAGTTGCCTTTTCCAATGCGCAAAGCTTGAAGGTGGCTGAAAAGATCAGTGAAAATCAGATAGCCCCCTTGGCAGATCAAAAACTGCTGGTGATTGATTTTTGGGCTACTTGGTGTGGACCATGCATCCCAGCCACCAAGCAAATGGAGATTTACCAGGATTTGTATAAGGAGGAGGTCTATTTTATGGCGCTGTCCGATGAATATTATGGCACCATCAGTACCCACCTGAAGAAGCATCCCATCCAACTGGCGGTATTCCAAGATGCAGAGAATTACACTTTTAGTAAATACCAAGTGACCAGTCGTCCTCATGTGGTGGTGTTGAACGCCAAGGGTAAGCTCCTTTGGCAAGGGAAGCCGGGAGACCTTCGGCCTGCAGATTTCGATAGGTTTCTTAAACGAGAAGCCAACACCAATAATAAAGATTTAGCTGAATTGATCAATTATCAAGTGGTCAATAAAGAAGTGGTGCCCGATGAAATTGTCAGTACAGTCCAAATAGATTTATGTGAGGGGGCTTGTTATGATCGTATGGAGCTTACACCTCAGTATATTGATTTTCAGGGCCACCTTTCCCATTTATTGGCTGAGCTCTACCAAGTGTCAGATTTTGAGGTGGTCATGGAATATCCTGATGTCCAAGTCATGTTAAAAGCACCTTATCAAACTTGGAGTGAAGCGCCTGATGACATTGTTCGTCAATTGGCTGATCAGTTTGGTTTGGAGATTAAAAAGCAGTCGAGAAAGATGAATATCCAAGAACTTGACATCGTGGATCGCTCCAAACTTTGGGACGACCAACAGATCGACTGGGGCAATCCACAAGGGAATTTTTTGGTAGGCAACAGTAGGATGGAAGGAGATAATTTAAGCCTCAAAAGCCTGGCCAGACTTTTGTCCAAAGAGAAAAAGACACTTTACAAATACCAAGGAAAAGATAAGCTCTTACGGGATTGGAACTTTCATTACCTCTATGATGACCTTATGAAAAGTGAGTTGCTGGATCAATTTGGCATTGCCATCCGGCCTACAGTAGCTGATGTAGAAGTGATCCTGGTCAATGAATTTTCAGCTTTTCAATAGAATACCTCTTTGGAAAATTTAAAAAGGATATACCCTAACCATAAAAAAATGATTAGAGGCATATCCTTTACCTAACTGACAGACTATAACTGTAAATATGTGGTTGATTTAATTGAGGCGGAGACTACTGAATAATCCTAAACTCTGTCCTTCTGTTTTCATGGTGCATGGACTCAGGGCAATCCACGCCATTAGCACATTTATTGATCAGGCGGGTTTCACCATAGCCTTTGGCCACCAGTCTGTTCCTACTGATCCCTTTGTTGACCAGGTAATTGACCACAGATTGCGCCCGCTGCTGAGAGAGGGACATGTTATAGTCATCACTTCCCCTGGAGTCGGTATGGGACATGATTTCTATCCTCAGGGCTGGGCTATCCTCCATCAAGGCCAGTAAGTGTTCATCTATGATATCTTCAGATTCAGGGGTAAGCCTGGCACTGTTGAGCTCATAAAGGATAGGCAGTAAGTTGATATTGCCTACCAGCTCGCAGTCTACTTCTTCCCAAACGGTCATGCCGCCTTTGTTGACCAAGACGGTTTTGGTGATGGTTTTGGTCACAGCAGGTACTACCTCTTTTTC harbors:
- a CDS encoding redoxin family protein, yielding MKYLMSFLGCLCLAVAFSNAQSLKVAEKISENQIAPLADQKLLVIDFWATWCGPCIPATKQMEIYQDLYKEEVYFMALSDEYYGTISTHLKKHPIQLAVFQDAENYTFSKYQVTSRPHVVVLNAKGKLLWQGKPGDLRPADFDRFLKREANTNNKDLAELINYQVVNKEVVPDEIVSTVQIDLCEGACYDRMELTPQYIDFQGHLSHLLAELYQVSDFEVVMEYPDVQVMLKAPYQTWSEAPDDIVRQLADQFGLEIKKQSRKMNIQELDIVDRSKLWDDQQIDWGNPQGNFLVGNSRMEGDNLSLKSLARLLSKEKKTLYKYQGKDKLLRDWNFHYLYDDLMKSELLDQFGIAIRPTVADVEVILVNEFSAFQ